In Apodemus sylvaticus chromosome 8, mApoSyl1.1, whole genome shotgun sequence, one genomic interval encodes:
- the Irf9 gene encoding interferon regulatory factor 9 isoform X3, protein MASGKVRCTRKLRSWIVDKVESGQFPGVCWDDAAKTMFRIPWKHAGKQDFREDQDAAIFKAWALFKEKNKDGDIGHPAVWKTRLRCALNKSSEFEEVPERGRMDVAEPYKVYRILPAGTLATQPRNQKSSFKRSISSVSPEREENKENGRASGVVNHSADGSNISGGHGGGCGSGCGGGGGGCGGVGSSELEEGAGTAETTIKEDPVFMEHRPPLDSDFSLLLTFIYGGRVVGETRVCSLDCRLVAERLDSESSIMQVEFPKPDPSEPAQRLLSKLERGVLVASNSRGLFVQRLCPIPISWTSPEAPPGPGPHLLPSNKCVELFSPTYFCRDLVQYFQGRRPPPEFQAALHFWERSPDSSQTQKNLITVQMEQAFARHLLEKVPEEEKAALFLLQHAEHSSAALAL, encoded by the exons ATGGCCTCAGGCAAAGTCCGCTGCACCCGGAAGCTCCGAAGCTGGATCGTGGATAAGGTGGAAAGCGGTCAGTTCCCAGGGGTGTGCTGGGATGACGCAGCCAAGACCATGTTCCGGATCCCCTGGAAGCACGCCGGCAAGCAAGACTTCCGAGAGGACCAGGATGCCGCCATATTCAAG GCTTGGGCACTGTttaaggaaaagaataaagaCGGGGACATAGGCCATCCTGCTGTCTGGAAGACTCGCCTACGCTGTGCCCTCAACAAGAGTTCCGAATTTGAGGAGGTTCCTGAGAGAGGTCGCATGGATGTGGCTGAACCTTACAAAGTGTATCGGATACTGCCAGCGGGGACCCTCGCTA CCCAACCACGAAACCAGAAATCATCGTTCAAGCGAAGTATCAGTTCTGTGTCACCTGAGAGGGAAGAGAATAAA GAAAACGGGAGGGCCAGTGGAGTTGTAAACCACTCAGCCGACGGCAGCAACATCAGCGGTGGCCATGGTGGCGGCTGTGgcagtggctgtggtggtggtggtggcggctgTGGCGGCGTCGGCAGCTCTGAGCTAGAGGAAG GAGCTGGCACAGCTGAGACCACCATTAAAGAGGACCCCGTGTTCATGGAGCACCGACCTCCGCTGGACTCAG ACTTCTCCCTGCTGCTCACCTTCATCTATGGCGGACGTGTGGTGGGGGAGACCCGGGTTTGCAGCCTTGACTGTCGGCTCGTGGCTGAGCGCTTGGACTCGGAGAGCAGCATAATGCAGGTGGAGTTTCCCAAACCTGACCCCTCGGAGCCTGCCCAGCGCCTGCTGAGTAAGCTCGAGAGAGGCGTCCTGGTGGCCAGCAACTCGAGAGGCCTCTTTGTTCAGCGCCTCTGCCCCATCCCTATCTCCTGGACCTCACCCGAGGCCCCGCCCGGGCCTGGCCCTCATCTGCTGCCCAGCAATAAGTGCGTGGAGCTCTTCAGTCCCACCTACTTCTGTAGAG atttggTCCAGTACTTCCAGGGCCGGAGGCCCCCACCCGAGTTCCAAGCAGCCCTGCATTTCTGGGAAAGGAGTCCTGACTCTAGCCAGACCCAAAAGAATCTTATCACGGTACAG ATGGAGCAGGCCTTTGCCCGACATTTACTGGAGAAGGTTCCAGAGGAGGAGAAGGCTGCCTTGTTCCTGCTGCAGCATGCGGAGCATTCCTCTGCCGCTCTTGCACTCTGA
- the Irf9 gene encoding interferon regulatory factor 9 isoform X1: MSPRRCSGYKQSVTRNRMASGKVRCTRKLRSWIVDKVESGQFPGVCWDDAAKTMFRIPWKHAGKQDFREDQDAAIFKAWALFKEKNKDGDIGHPAVWKTRLRCALNKSSEFEEVPERGRMDVAEPYKVYRILPAGTLATQPRNQKSSFKRSISSVSPEREENKENGRASGVVNHSADGSNISGGHGGGCGSGCGGGGGGCGGVGSSELEEGAGTAETTIKEDPVFMEHRPPLDSDFSLLLTFIYGGRVVGETRVCSLDCRLVAERLDSESSIMQVEFPKPDPSEPAQRLLSKLERGVLVASNSRGLFVQRLCPIPISWTSPEAPPGPGPHLLPSNKCVELFSPTYFCRDLVQYFQGRRPPPEFQAALHFWERSPDSSQTQKNLITVQMEQAFARHLLEKVPEEEKAALFLLQHAEHSSAALAL, from the exons ATGTCGCCCCGTAGATGCTCGGGATATAAACAGTCTGTTACAAGGAACAG GATGGCCTCAGGCAAAGTCCGCTGCACCCGGAAGCTCCGAAGCTGGATCGTGGATAAGGTGGAAAGCGGTCAGTTCCCAGGGGTGTGCTGGGATGACGCAGCCAAGACCATGTTCCGGATCCCCTGGAAGCACGCCGGCAAGCAAGACTTCCGAGAGGACCAGGATGCCGCCATATTCAAG GCTTGGGCACTGTttaaggaaaagaataaagaCGGGGACATAGGCCATCCTGCTGTCTGGAAGACTCGCCTACGCTGTGCCCTCAACAAGAGTTCCGAATTTGAGGAGGTTCCTGAGAGAGGTCGCATGGATGTGGCTGAACCTTACAAAGTGTATCGGATACTGCCAGCGGGGACCCTCGCTA CCCAACCACGAAACCAGAAATCATCGTTCAAGCGAAGTATCAGTTCTGTGTCACCTGAGAGGGAAGAGAATAAA GAAAACGGGAGGGCCAGTGGAGTTGTAAACCACTCAGCCGACGGCAGCAACATCAGCGGTGGCCATGGTGGCGGCTGTGgcagtggctgtggtggtggtggtggcggctgTGGCGGCGTCGGCAGCTCTGAGCTAGAGGAAG GAGCTGGCACAGCTGAGACCACCATTAAAGAGGACCCCGTGTTCATGGAGCACCGACCTCCGCTGGACTCAG ACTTCTCCCTGCTGCTCACCTTCATCTATGGCGGACGTGTGGTGGGGGAGACCCGGGTTTGCAGCCTTGACTGTCGGCTCGTGGCTGAGCGCTTGGACTCGGAGAGCAGCATAATGCAGGTGGAGTTTCCCAAACCTGACCCCTCGGAGCCTGCCCAGCGCCTGCTGAGTAAGCTCGAGAGAGGCGTCCTGGTGGCCAGCAACTCGAGAGGCCTCTTTGTTCAGCGCCTCTGCCCCATCCCTATCTCCTGGACCTCACCCGAGGCCCCGCCCGGGCCTGGCCCTCATCTGCTGCCCAGCAATAAGTGCGTGGAGCTCTTCAGTCCCACCTACTTCTGTAGAG atttggTCCAGTACTTCCAGGGCCGGAGGCCCCCACCCGAGTTCCAAGCAGCCCTGCATTTCTGGGAAAGGAGTCCTGACTCTAGCCAGACCCAAAAGAATCTTATCACGGTACAG ATGGAGCAGGCCTTTGCCCGACATTTACTGGAGAAGGTTCCAGAGGAGGAGAAGGCTGCCTTGTTCCTGCTGCAGCATGCGGAGCATTCCTCTGCCGCTCTTGCACTCTGA
- the Irf9 gene encoding interferon regulatory factor 9 isoform X2 yields the protein MSEILMKTSVPRFPCRMASGKVRCTRKLRSWIVDKVESGQFPGVCWDDAAKTMFRIPWKHAGKQDFREDQDAAIFKAWALFKEKNKDGDIGHPAVWKTRLRCALNKSSEFEEVPERGRMDVAEPYKVYRILPAGTLATQPRNQKSSFKRSISSVSPEREENKENGRASGVVNHSADGSNISGGHGGGCGSGCGGGGGGCGGVGSSELEEGAGTAETTIKEDPVFMEHRPPLDSDFSLLLTFIYGGRVVGETRVCSLDCRLVAERLDSESSIMQVEFPKPDPSEPAQRLLSKLERGVLVASNSRGLFVQRLCPIPISWTSPEAPPGPGPHLLPSNKCVELFSPTYFCRDLVQYFQGRRPPPEFQAALHFWERSPDSSQTQKNLITVQMEQAFARHLLEKVPEEEKAALFLLQHAEHSSAALAL from the exons ATGTCTGAAATACTTATGAAGACCAGTGTCCCGAGGTTTCCTTGCAG GATGGCCTCAGGCAAAGTCCGCTGCACCCGGAAGCTCCGAAGCTGGATCGTGGATAAGGTGGAAAGCGGTCAGTTCCCAGGGGTGTGCTGGGATGACGCAGCCAAGACCATGTTCCGGATCCCCTGGAAGCACGCCGGCAAGCAAGACTTCCGAGAGGACCAGGATGCCGCCATATTCAAG GCTTGGGCACTGTttaaggaaaagaataaagaCGGGGACATAGGCCATCCTGCTGTCTGGAAGACTCGCCTACGCTGTGCCCTCAACAAGAGTTCCGAATTTGAGGAGGTTCCTGAGAGAGGTCGCATGGATGTGGCTGAACCTTACAAAGTGTATCGGATACTGCCAGCGGGGACCCTCGCTA CCCAACCACGAAACCAGAAATCATCGTTCAAGCGAAGTATCAGTTCTGTGTCACCTGAGAGGGAAGAGAATAAA GAAAACGGGAGGGCCAGTGGAGTTGTAAACCACTCAGCCGACGGCAGCAACATCAGCGGTGGCCATGGTGGCGGCTGTGgcagtggctgtggtggtggtggtggcggctgTGGCGGCGTCGGCAGCTCTGAGCTAGAGGAAG GAGCTGGCACAGCTGAGACCACCATTAAAGAGGACCCCGTGTTCATGGAGCACCGACCTCCGCTGGACTCAG ACTTCTCCCTGCTGCTCACCTTCATCTATGGCGGACGTGTGGTGGGGGAGACCCGGGTTTGCAGCCTTGACTGTCGGCTCGTGGCTGAGCGCTTGGACTCGGAGAGCAGCATAATGCAGGTGGAGTTTCCCAAACCTGACCCCTCGGAGCCTGCCCAGCGCCTGCTGAGTAAGCTCGAGAGAGGCGTCCTGGTGGCCAGCAACTCGAGAGGCCTCTTTGTTCAGCGCCTCTGCCCCATCCCTATCTCCTGGACCTCACCCGAGGCCCCGCCCGGGCCTGGCCCTCATCTGCTGCCCAGCAATAAGTGCGTGGAGCTCTTCAGTCCCACCTACTTCTGTAGAG atttggTCCAGTACTTCCAGGGCCGGAGGCCCCCACCCGAGTTCCAAGCAGCCCTGCATTTCTGGGAAAGGAGTCCTGACTCTAGCCAGACCCAAAAGAATCTTATCACGGTACAG ATGGAGCAGGCCTTTGCCCGACATTTACTGGAGAAGGTTCCAGAGGAGGAGAAGGCTGCCTTGTTCCTGCTGCAGCATGCGGAGCATTCCTCTGCCGCTCTTGCACTCTGA